Sequence from the Fulvivirga ligni genome:
CGTAACTTTTCCATACTTATGATAGTGGGCTATGAGCGAATTGAGGATATCATTGATTTGAAGAATTTCTGTAGTACTTCCTTTTATTCTGATCTCATTTCCTCTTGAAACAATCTTGCTTTTTGGGAAAGCTGAAGCAACTTCAGTGATGTTTCTATTTTGTACTCCCAGGAAATCTATGAGGGAGATGTTTTCCAGCGTAATGACTTTTTCTACCAAATGCTAATTAATTTTAAATCGAATTTTTAATGGTTAAATTTTACGTAATTTTGCCCTATACAAAAATACACAATAACAATTGTCGTTCAAAACAGGTTGTTTACAATTAATTATTGTTAAAAATAACATAACCTACAGAATACTAAAAACCCTTATGCTTTTATGGCAATAATCACCTTTTTGTCAGATTTTGGAGAGAGTGACCACTATGTATCAGCCGTTAAAGCGAAAATTTTATCCATCAATTCGGGGATAAATATTGTAGACATAAGCCACCAAATCACTTCTTGTGATATAGCCCATGCCGCTTATGTTTTGAAAGCCGTGTTTAGAGATTTTCCAAAAGGCACTGTGCACCTGGTTGCCGTTAATACCATAGGCCAGGCCGGGGATAAATACCTGGCAATAGAGCTGGATGGACACTTCTTCATTGGTACAGACAATGGCCTTTTTGGTTTGATTAGTGAATCAGAACCAAGGTTTCAGGTGGATATCAATTCTATAGCATCCATTCAAACTACTTTCCCTGAAAAACAGGTATTTGCGCCAGCAGCAGCCAAGCTGGCCAGCGGTAAATCTTTACAGGACCTGGGCCGACCGCTACCGCAAATCAAGCGCATGCTGGGAAGACATTTAAAGGCCAATAAAAAGCAAATAGCCGGGAATATTATCCGTGTAGATCATTATGGCAACCTGATAACCAATATTGATAAGCGAACTTTTGATATATTGAGCAAAGATAAACGCTATAGTGTTCACTTTAGCCGTGAGAGTGTAAGCCGTATTAATGAAAGCATGAACCTGGTAGAAGCCGGTGACGTATTCACCATATTTAATGATCAGGGATATTTGGAAATAGGCATTAACCAGGGCATAGCATCAGAACTTCTGGGCTTAGGCTATGACAGCCCGGTCATCATCAACTTTGAAGAATAACGCTATGCTGATACGAATAGTAAGAATGACTTTTAAACCTGAGTCAGTAGAGACTTTTTTAGAAGTTTTCAATAGCAGCAAAAACAAGATAAGATCATTCCCGGGCTGCAAACACCTGGAATTACAAAGAGATTACCATAACCCAAATGTTTATGCCACATATAGTCATTGGGAAGATGATCAGGCATTAGAAAACTACAGGCATTCGGAATTATTTAAAGGCGTATGGGCACAGACCAAAATTCATTTTGATGATAAGCCGATAGCCTTTTCACATAAGGTAGTCGAGAAATTATAAAGTCTACTTTTTAGGAGGTTTTTGATCACCGCCATGGAAAAATTTGAGATAAATAATGATTCCACTGATGGCCACAATAATACCAAGCAAGGTGAACTGCACAGGGCTGAACTGATAGCCTAACATCATTACCGCTCCAACAATACAAATGGCTCCCAGTATTACTGCCACCACACCTAACGCATCCTTCATAGTAACCCCAACAGGATGGGTATAATTTTGTTAACCAAAAAGCAGATAAATATTGGGAAATATGAAATCTTTAAACATCTTTGCATCCCAATTCCGAAAGCCGTTTTAGAACAGCTTTTACAAAAATGCCCAGATGGCGGAATTGGTAGACGCGTTGGTCTCAAACACCAATGTCTTCGGACGTGCCGGTTCGACTCCGGCTCTGGGTACTGAAAAGCCTGATAATCTACTGATTGTCAGGCTTTTGTGTTTTAAAGGGGGACACTTTAGGGGAAATATTTCAGCAGCTCTTCTGATTTATAATTTCTTTTTTTCGTACTCTTACGAAAAATTTCCATTTATATAACATATGCAAAAAGTCATATTACTCCTGACGGCTCTATTTATTTCGAGCGCATCATTCGGTCAAAAAATTAAAGTTTTAAATTTCGGCACCTTCCACATGGGGGGCACTACCGATGCTCATAAGGTAGATTTCGACGAAGCGAATAAAAAAAATAAGGAAGAGACCTATAAAATAGCTACTATGCTGGCCGAATTTAAACCCACAGTAATCTGTGTGGAAGTGGTGCCATCTGAAAGTGAAGGTATTAACAAAGATTATCAGGCGTACTTGAAAGACCCTAAGCATAAAGCTAATTATTTTGGTGAAATAGCACTCATCGCCTATCCTTTGGGCAAATTAAGCCGTGTTAAAACCATATATGGTATAGATGAACAGACAACAGCTCCATATAATTATAACATAGGCAATGAACTACAAAATCAGGTAGATAGCACTACCTCTCAAGAATATTTTGACATGGTAATTAAGGAGTTCTATAGCAGTGATTCCTTGTCAACCCTTGATAAACTTAGATATTACAATACGCAAGATTTCTGGGATAAGTCTATCAATATTAATGCTGACATGCTAACACACAGCTCTACCCCTGGTCATTTTGAAGGTGCTGATGAAGCTGCCAAGTTCTACAGAAGAAATTTGAGAATCTACAGTAATCTAAATCAAATACCTCTAACCGAGAAGGACAGGGTATTTATCATTATGGGCAATACACACACAGCATTTCTAAATGAATTTCTGAAAAG
This genomic interval carries:
- a CDS encoding SAM hydrolase/SAM-dependent halogenase family protein, which codes for MAIITFLSDFGESDHYVSAVKAKILSINSGINIVDISHQITSCDIAHAAYVLKAVFRDFPKGTVHLVAVNTIGQAGDKYLAIELDGHFFIGTDNGLFGLISESEPRFQVDINSIASIQTTFPEKQVFAPAAAKLASGKSLQDLGRPLPQIKRMLGRHLKANKKQIAGNIIRVDHYGNLITNIDKRTFDILSKDKRYSVHFSRESVSRINESMNLVEAGDVFTIFNDQGYLEIGINQGIASELLGLGYDSPVIINFEE
- a CDS encoding putative quinol monooxygenase — protein: MKNNAMLIRIVRMTFKPESVETFLEVFNSSKNKIRSFPGCKHLELQRDYHNPNVYATYSHWEDDQALENYRHSELFKGVWAQTKIHFDDKPIAFSHKVVEKL
- a CDS encoding DUF5694 domain-containing protein, which translates into the protein MQKVILLLTALFISSASFGQKIKVLNFGTFHMGGTTDAHKVDFDEANKKNKEETYKIATMLAEFKPTVICVEVVPSESEGINKDYQAYLKDPKHKANYFGEIALIAYPLGKLSRVKTIYGIDEQTTAPYNYNIGNELQNQVDSTTSQEYFDMVIKEFYSSDSLSTLDKLRYYNTQDFWDKSININADMLTHSSTPGHFEGADEAAKFYRRNLRIYSNLNQIPLTEKDRVFIIMGNTHTAFLNEFLKRSPKYELVEVQDYLK